The Streptomyces sp. M92 nucleotide sequence CCCGGCGCTCGACGGAGCCGCCGTGCTGGCCACCGGCTTCTGCGCGGGGCTCGCCCCCGGCATGCACCCGGGCGACCTGGTCGTCGCCGAGGAGACCCGGGACCCGCGCGGGACGGTCGCCTGCGCCGGCACCGACCGGCTGGTGAAGGAACTCGCGCGCGCCCTGCCCAGGCGCACCGTCCACCGGGGTCCGCTGACCGGCTCCGACCACGTCGTCCGCGGCCCCGAACGCGCCGACCTGCTCGCGACCGGCGCGATCGCCGTCGACATGGAGTCCACGGCCACGCTCCTGAGCGCCGTCCGCACGGGCGCGCGCCCCGTTGCGGCCGTACGGGTGGTCGTGGACGCTCCGGAACACGAACTCGTCCGGATCGGCACCTTGCGCGGTGGAATATCGGCTTTCCGCGTTCTTCGATCAGTTCTTCCCGCATTCTTCGAATGGCACCGTTCTTTGCCGCTCCCCCGGAGGTGAGCCCAGATGGCCATGCCGCTGCGTCAGTCCGTCAAGGTCGCTACATACCTGGCCGAACAGAAGATCCGCCGACGGGACAAGTTTCCGCTCATCGTGGAGCTGGAGCCGCTCTTCGCCTGCAACCTGAAGTGCGAGGGATGCGGCAAGATCCAGCACCCGGCCGGGGTGCTCAAGCAGCGCATGCCGGTCGCGCAGGCCGTCGGGGCGGTGCTGGAATCGGGCGCGCCGATGGTCTCCATCGCCGGCGGCGAGCCGCTGATGCACCCCCAGATCGACGAGATCGTCCGCCAGTTGGTCGCCAAGAGGAAGTACGTCTTCCTCTGCACCAACGCCCTGCTCATGCGCAAGAAGATGGACAAGTTCAAGCCCTCGCCCTACTTCGCCTTCGCGGTGCACATCGACGGGCTGCGCGAGCGGCACGACGAGTCCGTGGCCAAGGAGGGTGTGTTCGACGAGGCCGTGGAGGCCATCAAGGAGGCCAAACGGCGCGGCTTCCGCGTGACCACCAACTCGACCTTCTTCAACACCGACACCCCCCAGACCATCGTCGAGGTCCTCAACTTCCTCAACGACGACCTCAAGGTCGACGAGATGATGATCTCGCCCGCCTACGCCTACGAGAAGGCGCCCGACCAGGAGCACTTCCTGGGCGTGGAGCAGACCCGAGAGCTGTTCAAGAAGGCGTTCTCGGGCGGCAACCGGGCCCGCTGGCGGCTCAACCACTCCCCGCTCTTCCTCGACTTCCTCGAAGGCAAGGTCGACTTCCCCTGCACCGCCTGGGCCATCCCGAACTACTCCCTCTTCGGCTGGCAGCGCCCCTGCTACCTGATGAGCGACGGCTACGTCCCGACGTACCGGGAGCTGATCGAGGAGACCGACTGGGACAAGTACGGCCGGGGCAAGGACCCGCGCTGCGCCAACTGCATGGCGCACTGCGGCTACGAGCCCACCGCCGTCCTGGCCACCATGGGCTCCCTCAAGGAGTCCCTGCGGGCCATGCGCGAGACCGTCTCCTCGAACCGGCCGTGACGTCGTGACCGCCATCCCCCTGGGCGTTCCCGAGGTCCCGGTCCGGCCGGTCGCCGAGCGGCGCCTGTCGCGGCGCGTCCAGGTCGGGCCGGTGGCCGTCGGGGGCGGGGCCCCGGTGTCGGTGCAGTCCATGACCACCACCCGTACGTCCGACGTCGGCGCGACGCTCCAGCAGATCGCCGAGCTGACGGCGTCCGGCTGCGAGATCGTGCGCGTGGCCTGCCCGACGCAGGACGACGCGGACGCCCTGCCGGTGATCGCGAAGAAGTCGCAGATCCCGGTGATCGCCGACATCCACTTCCAGCCGAAGTACGTGTTCGCCGCGATCGAGGCGGGCTGCGCGGCGGTCCGCGTGAACCCGGGCAACATCAAGAAGTTCGACGACCAGGTGCGCGAGATCGCGAAGGCGGCCAAGGACCACGGCACGCCGATCCGCATCGGCGTGAACGCCGGTTCCCTGGACCGGCGCCTGCTGGAGAAGTACGGCAAGGCGACCCCACAGGCGCTGGTCGAGTCGGCCCTGTGGGAGGCGTCGCTCTTCGAGGAGCACGACTTCCGCGAGCTCAAGATCTCCGTCAAGCACAACGACCCGGTCGTCATGATCGAGGCCTACCGGCAGCTCGCCGCCCGGTGCGACTATCCCCTCCACCTCGGCGTCACCGAGGCCGGCCCGGCCTTCCAGGGCACCGTCAAGTCGGCCGTCGCCTTCGGCGCGCTGCTCTCGCAGGGCATCGGCGACACCATCAGGGTGTCGCTCAGCGCGCCGCCCGCCGAGGAGGTCAAGGTCGGGCTCCAGATCCTCCAGTCGCTGGGGCTCAGGCAGCGCCGACTGGAGATCGTCTCGTGCCCGTCCTGCGGTCGCGCCCAGGTCGACGTGTACAAGCTCGCCGACGAGGTGACGGCCGGCCTGGAGGGTATGGAGGTCCCGCTGCGCGTGGCCGTCATGGGCTGTGTCGTCAACGGCCCCGGCGAGGCCCGCGAGGCCGACCTCGGCGTCGCCTCCGGCAACGGCAAGGGCCAGATCTTCGTCAGGGGCGAGGTCGTCAGGACCGTCCCCGAGTCGAAGATCGTCGAGACGCTGATCGACGAGGCGGCCCGGATCGCCGAGCAGATGGAGAAGGACGGCGCGTCGGGGGAGCCGGCCGTCACCGTGAGCTGAACAGCACGGACCGAAGGGGGCCCGAACGTGACGATGCTGGAGAACATCCGGGGACCACGCGACCTGAAGGCGCTGTCCGAGGCGGAACTCGGCGAACTGTCCGACGAGGTACGGGACTTCCTGGTGCACGCGGTCGCCCGCACCGGTGGACATCTCGGCCCGAACCTGGGGGTGGTGGAACTGACCGTCGCCCTGCACCGGGTCTTCGAGTCACCGGCCGACCGCATCCTGTGGGACACCGGCCACCAGAGCTACGTGCACAAGCTCCTGACCGGACGTCAGGACTTCTCCAAGCTGCGCGGCAAGGGCGGGCTGTCCGGCTATCCCTCGCGCGAGGAGTCCGAGCACGACGTCATCGAGAACAGTCACGCCTCCACCGTCCTCGGCTGGGCCGACGGCCTCGCCAAGGCCCGCCAGGTGCGCGGGGAGCGGGGGCACGTCGTCGCCGTCATCGGTGACGGCGCCCTCACCGGCGGCATGGCGTGGGAGGCGCTGAACAACATCGCGGCGGCCCGGGACCGGCCGCTGATCATCGTCGTCAACGACAACGAGCGCTCCTACGCGCCGACCATCGGCGGTCTCGCCAACCACCTGGCGACCCTGCGCACCACCGACGGCTACGAGCGGATGCTGGCCTGGGGCAAGGACGTGCTCCAGCGCACGCCGGTGGTCGGCAACACCGTCTACGAGGCCCTGCACGGCGCGAAGAAGGGCTTCAAGGACGCCTTCGCCCCGCAGGGACTCTTCGAGGACCTGGGGCTGAAGTACGTCGGGCCCATCGACGGACACGACACCGGGGCGGTCGAGTCGGCGCTGCGGCGCGCGAAGCGCTTCCACGGGCCCGTACTGGTCCACTGCCTCACGGAGAAGGGCCGCGGCTACGAGCCCGCGCTGCGCGACGAGGCGGACCACTTCCACACCGTCGGCGCCATGGACCCGCTGACCTGCGCGCCGCTGACCCCCTCCGACGCGCCGTCCTGGACCTCGGTGTTCGGCGAGGAGATCGTGCGGATCGGCGAGGAGCGCGACGACGTCGTGGCGATCACCGCGGCGATGCTGCACCCGGTCGGCCTCGGCCCCTTCGCCGAGCGGTTCCCCGACCGGGTCTGGGACGTCGGCATCGCCGAACAGCACGCCGCCGTCTCCGCGGCAGGCCTCGCCACCGGCGGCCTCCACCCGGTCGTCGCCGTCTACGCCACCTTCCTCAACCGCGCCTTCGACCAGCTCCTGATGGACGTGGCCCTGCACCGCTGCGGCGTCACCTTCGTCCTGGACCGGGCCGGCGTCACCGGCGCCGACGGGCCCTCGCACAACGGCATGTGGGACATGTCGGTCCTCCAGGTCGTCCCGGGGCTGCGCATCGCCGCGCCGCGCGACGCCGACCAGCTGCGTGCCCAGCTGCGCGAGGCGGTCGCCGTCGACGACGCGCCGACCCTGGTGCGCTTCCCGAAGGAGTCCGTCGGTCCGGCCGTACCGGCCGTGGACCGGATCGGCGGCCTGGACGTCCTGCACACCGCCGACCGCCCCGAGGTGCTGCTCGTGGCCGTCGGGGTGATGGCGCCCGTGTGCCTCCGGGCCGCCGAGCTGCTCGAGGCCCGCGGCATCGGCTGCACCGTCGTCGACCCGCGCTGGGTCAAACCCGTCGACCCGGCGCTCGCGCCCCTGGCCGCCCGGCACCGCCTGGTGGCCGTCGTCGAGGACAACAGCCGGGCCGCCGGGGTGGGTTCGGCGGTGGCGCTGGCGCTCGGGGACGCCGAGGTCGACGTACCCGTGCGCCGCTTCGGTATCCCCGAGCAGTTCCTCGCGCACGCCAAGCGCGCCGAGGTGCTCGCCGACATCGGTCTCACCCCGGTCGAGATCGCCGGCCGGATCGGCGCGAGCCTGGCCGTCGCCGGACAGACCGGTCACGGCCCCACCGCCATGCCAGTGCAAGGAGAGAACTGAATGACCAAGGAGTTCGACCTCACCGCGCTCCTGGCCGAGCGCGGAGCCGAACGGTACGAGCTGCACGGCAAGTACCTCAACCACCAGCAGCCGCGCATGCTGCGCACCATCGGCTTCGACAAGGTCTACGAGCGGGCCGAGGGCGCGCACTTCTGGGACGCGGACGGCAACGACTACCTGGACATGCTCGCCGGGTTCGCGGTGATGGGCCTGGGCCGCCACCACCCCGTCGTCCGCAAGGCACTGCACGACGTCCTCGACGCCTCGCTCGCCGACCTGACCCGCTTCGACTGCCCGCCGCTGCCCGGACTGCTGGCCGAGAAGCTGCTGTCGTACAGTCCCCACCTGGACCGCGTCTTCTTCGGCAACAGCGGCACGGAGGCGGTGGAGACCGCGCTGAAGTTCGCCCGGTACGCGACCGGCAGACCGAGGATCCTGTACTGCGCGCACGCCTTCCACGGACTGACCACCGGTTCGCTCTCCGTCAACGGCGAGGACAGCTTCCGCGACGGCTTCGCACCGCTGCTGCCCGACACCTCCGTCCCGCTCGGGGACGTGGACGCACTGGCGCGGGAGCTGAAGAAGGGCGACGTGGCCGCGCTGATCGTGGAACCCGTGCAGGGCAAGGGCGTGCACGAGGCACCGCCCGGTTATCTGCGCGCCGCGCAGGAACTGCTGCACCGGCACAAGGCCCTGCTGATCGCCGACGAGGTGCAGACGGGGCTGGGCCGGACCGGGAGGTTCTACGCCTTCCAGCACGAGGACGGCGTCGAGCCGGACCTGGTGTGCGTGGCCAAGGCGCTGTCCGGCGGGTACGTGCCCGTGGGGGCCACGCTGGGCAAGGACTGGATCTTCCAGAAGGTGTACTCCTCGATGGACCGGGTCCAGGTCCACTCGGCGAGCTTCGGGTCCAACGCGCAGGCCATGGCCGCCGGGCTCGCGGTCCTGTCCGTGATGGAGAACGAGGAGATCGTCGCGAACGCCGCCGCGGTCGGTGAGCGGCTGAAGTCCCGGCTCGCGGCGCTGGTGGACCGCTACGAGCTGCTCGCCGACGTCCGGGGCCGGGGGCTGATGATCGGCATCGAGTTCGGCCGGCCCCGGTCCCTGAAGCTGCGCAGCCGCTGGACGATGCTCCAGGCGGCCCGGAAGGGGCTCTTCGCGCAGATGGTCGTGGTGCCGTTGCTCCAGCGCCACCACATCCTGACCCAGGTGTCCGGCGACCATCTGGAGGTGATCAAACTGATCCCGCCCCTGATCATCGACATGGCGGACGCGGACCGGTTCGTGGACGCCTTC carries:
- a CDS encoding phosphorylase family protein — protein: MTPQTGPSPLLIACALGIEHLALRTGDRAGADGPVTVLRTGMGPKAAERSVTRVLADPALDGAAVLATGFCAGLAPGMHPGDLVVAEETRDPRGTVACAGTDRLVKELARALPRRTVHRGPLTGSDHVVRGPERADLLATGAIAVDMESTATLLSAVRTGARPVAAVRVVVDAPEHELVRIGTLRGGISAFRVLRSVLPAFFEWHRSLPLPRR
- the hpnH gene encoding adenosyl-hopene transferase HpnH translates to MAMPLRQSVKVATYLAEQKIRRRDKFPLIVELEPLFACNLKCEGCGKIQHPAGVLKQRMPVAQAVGAVLESGAPMVSIAGGEPLMHPQIDEIVRQLVAKRKYVFLCTNALLMRKKMDKFKPSPYFAFAVHIDGLRERHDESVAKEGVFDEAVEAIKEAKRRGFRVTTNSTFFNTDTPQTIVEVLNFLNDDLKVDEMMISPAYAYEKAPDQEHFLGVEQTRELFKKAFSGGNRARWRLNHSPLFLDFLEGKVDFPCTAWAIPNYSLFGWQRPCYLMSDGYVPTYRELIEETDWDKYGRGKDPRCANCMAHCGYEPTAVLATMGSLKESLRAMRETVSSNRP
- the ispG gene encoding flavodoxin-dependent (E)-4-hydroxy-3-methylbut-2-enyl-diphosphate synthase; this translates as MTAIPLGVPEVPVRPVAERRLSRRVQVGPVAVGGGAPVSVQSMTTTRTSDVGATLQQIAELTASGCEIVRVACPTQDDADALPVIAKKSQIPVIADIHFQPKYVFAAIEAGCAAVRVNPGNIKKFDDQVREIAKAAKDHGTPIRIGVNAGSLDRRLLEKYGKATPQALVESALWEASLFEEHDFRELKISVKHNDPVVMIEAYRQLAARCDYPLHLGVTEAGPAFQGTVKSAVAFGALLSQGIGDTIRVSLSAPPAEEVKVGLQILQSLGLRQRRLEIVSCPSCGRAQVDVYKLADEVTAGLEGMEVPLRVAVMGCVVNGPGEAREADLGVASGNGKGQIFVRGEVVRTVPESKIVETLIDEAARIAEQMEKDGASGEPAVTVS
- the dxs gene encoding 1-deoxy-D-xylulose-5-phosphate synthase, translating into MTMLENIRGPRDLKALSEAELGELSDEVRDFLVHAVARTGGHLGPNLGVVELTVALHRVFESPADRILWDTGHQSYVHKLLTGRQDFSKLRGKGGLSGYPSREESEHDVIENSHASTVLGWADGLAKARQVRGERGHVVAVIGDGALTGGMAWEALNNIAAARDRPLIIVVNDNERSYAPTIGGLANHLATLRTTDGYERMLAWGKDVLQRTPVVGNTVYEALHGAKKGFKDAFAPQGLFEDLGLKYVGPIDGHDTGAVESALRRAKRFHGPVLVHCLTEKGRGYEPALRDEADHFHTVGAMDPLTCAPLTPSDAPSWTSVFGEEIVRIGEERDDVVAITAAMLHPVGLGPFAERFPDRVWDVGIAEQHAAVSAAGLATGGLHPVVAVYATFLNRAFDQLLMDVALHRCGVTFVLDRAGVTGADGPSHNGMWDMSVLQVVPGLRIAAPRDADQLRAQLREAVAVDDAPTLVRFPKESVGPAVPAVDRIGGLDVLHTADRPEVLLVAVGVMAPVCLRAAELLEARGIGCTVVDPRWVKPVDPALAPLAARHRLVAVVEDNSRAAGVGSAVALALGDAEVDVPVRRFGIPEQFLAHAKRAEVLADIGLTPVEIAGRIGASLAVAGQTGHGPTAMPVQGEN
- a CDS encoding aspartate aminotransferase family protein; the protein is MTKEFDLTALLAERGAERYELHGKYLNHQQPRMLRTIGFDKVYERAEGAHFWDADGNDYLDMLAGFAVMGLGRHHPVVRKALHDVLDASLADLTRFDCPPLPGLLAEKLLSYSPHLDRVFFGNSGTEAVETALKFARYATGRPRILYCAHAFHGLTTGSLSVNGEDSFRDGFAPLLPDTSVPLGDVDALARELKKGDVAALIVEPVQGKGVHEAPPGYLRAAQELLHRHKALLIADEVQTGLGRTGRFYAFQHEDGVEPDLVCVAKALSGGYVPVGATLGKDWIFQKVYSSMDRVQVHSASFGSNAQAMAAGLAVLSVMENEEIVANAAAVGERLKSRLAALVDRYELLADVRGRGLMIGIEFGRPRSLKLRSRWTMLQAARKGLFAQMVVVPLLQRHHILTQVSGDHLEVIKLIPPLIIDMADADRFVDAFTEVMEDAHNGGGLMWDFGKTLVKQAVANR